One genomic region from Prunus persica cultivar Lovell chromosome G3, Prunus_persica_NCBIv2, whole genome shotgun sequence encodes:
- the LOC18782080 gene encoding chaperone protein dnaJ 8, chloroplastic yields MAAVAAGVIGGNGSSWNLFKDKPRKKKTVNKVMVSCVYSSVMDPYQTLKIQPGASESEVRKAFRQLALKYHPDVCRGNNCGVQFHQINEAYDIVMSNLRGESTPSPMYETYDEGVDEPMRGMNDPDWDMWEEWMGWEGAGIRDYTSHINPYI; encoded by the exons ATGGCTGCTGTGGCTGCTGGTGTTATTGGGGGTAATGGGTCTTCTTGGAATCTGTTTAAGGACAAGcccaggaagaagaagacggtGAATAAGGTTATGGTGTCTTGTGTTTATTCTTCTGTGATGGATCCTTACCAGACTTTGAAGATCCAACCTGGTGCCTCTGAATCTGAGGTCAGGAAGGCATTCAGACAACTTGCCTTGAAG TATCATCCAGACGTATGCAGAGGAAACAATTGTGGAGTTCAGTTTCACCAGATCAATGAAGCTTATGAT ATTGTTATGAGCAATTTGAGAGGAGAATCCACTCCATCTCCGATGTATGAGACGTACGATGAAGGAGTTGATGAGCCGATGAGAGGAATGAACGATCCGGATTGGGACATGTGGGAGGAATGGATGGGATGGGAAGGAGCTGGAATCAGGGACTACACATCTCACATTAATCCTTATATTTAA